The genomic segment ATGCCTCGAGGGCTGCGGCGATCACCGAGGTCTCGAATCCGTCCTCTTCTTCGAGGCGGCGGCGTGCGCTGCGGGCGCGGTCGCCGGTCCAGGTCTCGCCCTTGCCGTAGTGGTTTGCGAGGCCTTCCAGGTCGGGGGTCACGCCGTTCAGGAGGCACTTCGCGACGTAGCGCTCGGCTTCGTCGCGCTGCTTCTCGCGCACTTCGCGAGGCACCCGGCCCTCACTTTCCGAGCCGACCGCGACGAGCGCCGCCCCATTCTTCGAGCCGTTTCCCGAGGTGCGGCCGGAAGTAATCGAGGCGCGGCGACCACTGTTCTCCGAGGCGCGCTGGTCGCGCTTCGCGGCCCGCTCCAGTACCTGCTGGCGCTTGAGTTTCTCGGCTTCTTCCAGGGCGCGGGTTTCGGCTTCCGCCTTCTCCAGCAGGGCTTTGGCCTCGGCTTCCGCCCGGATGATGTCGGCTTGGCGCGTGGCTTCCCGGTCGCGGTCCTCCTGGTCCAAGGCGGCCTGGACGCGCAGCCGGTCGGCTTCGAGTTCGGCCTCGCGTTTGGCGCGGAGCGCCTCGCGTTCTTCCTTCTCGCGCTCCAGCCGGGCCGTGTCGCGGGCTCGCTCGATTTCTGCGCGGCTGGCCCGGTCGGCCAGCTCGATTTCTGTCTCGCGCCGCTCGCGTTCCAGCCGGGCGGCGTGCTCGCGTTCTTCGCGTTCGGCCTCGATTTTCGCCTCGCGTTCGGCCTTCGCGATCTCGCGTTCTTCGCGCTCGCGGTCGCGGTCGCGTTCCTCGCGTTCCCTCGCGTTCTTCGTCTCGCGTTCTTCGTTCTCGCGGTCGCGCTTGGCCGCTGCCTCGCGTTCGCGGTCCGCGAGGAGGCGTCCCTCGTAGATGTCGATGACGGCCTGGTGGTGCGCGAGGCGGCCCGCGACGTACTTGCGGTAGCCGGACGCGGCCTCGGAGAGCAGGATCAGCAGCACCGGGGCGATGGAGTGGAGCAGGATGCCGCCCGCGTCCGGCTTCTGGGGGACGAGGTGGAAGTGGCCGTCCGGGTAGAGGCTGGTCCAGCAGTTCATGACCCAGGTGCTCAGTCCTGCTGTCCAGCGGAGCAGGAAGGGCCAGCCCCCGGCCTTGTATCCGCCCTGTTCGGCGAGGACGCCGTCGACGTAGAGCACGGTGATCAGGGCGAGGGAGGCGAGCGGGTCGAGCATCCAGGCGACGTACCAGGGAATGTCGTGTGTCATCGCGAAGCGGGTCACATTCACACACGTGAAGATCAGTGCGCCGCCACCGAGGGCGAGGAGCGCCTTGGTGACGAGGTCGCCGACCTGCTTGAGCTTGCCGATCGCCTCCGTGGCCGTGTCGCGGTCCTGCTTGGTGGCGTGAGCGGGTGTGCCAGGCGGTCCGGTCTTCGGCCGGCGCTCGGTCGCAGTGCTCGTCATGGCTACCTTCCGTAAGGTGCGCAGGGGGTGCGGACCGCACCGTGCGCAGAGGACAAAGTGGTGCGCATCGGACGGTGCGCGGAAGAATGCGGGGCCCCTACCTGGGGCGGGGACGGGTGCGCACGGTGCGCGTCACTGCGCACCGTGCGCACCACCCGGCGGTCACTCTTCGTTGACATTTCCGGGGTCGGAGAGCGGGGAGCGGAGGATGTCGTACTGGCCGAAGCCCTCCTCGGTCTCGTCCTCGGAGATGACGCCCGCCTCGATCAGGCGGTCCCGCTCGCGGTAGAACCAGCGCTTCGTGTCGCCCAGGTCGATCCGCATGAGCAGGTCGGTCACTTCGCGCGGAGCAAACGAGAATTTGCCACTGCGCACCCATTCGTCGAGGCGGGCGTACAGGGCGTCGCGCCCCTGCGCGGAGGTGAGGCGCTCCGCGTCGTCCACGGCGAAGTCCAGGCTCAGGACCGGGGTGTCCTCGGGCGCCTCGATCTCGTCCTCCAGGCGCAGCCCCTGGTACTCGCCCGGTTCGGGGTCCTCGTCCAGGACGAGCTTCATCATCTCGGTCAGGTCTTCCACCTCGCGGGCCATGGTCTCCTCGTCCACGTCGTCCATCTCCTCGATCTCCGGGGGGTCTGGCGAGAGAACCGGCTCCGCGTACTGCTCGACCGGCTGCTGCCGGGCGGCGGGGACCGGCGCCTGGGCGGGCGCCGCCGCAGGGGCGGGCGCGCCCAGGTCGTCTTCGTCCGGTGCCGGCAGCAGCGGGGTGTCGTAGGTGAGGCGCTGGGTGTACAGCTCGCCCAGCGCCTTCGCGGTGACCTCGTCCATCGGGGTGCGGACGTCGACGGCCGCGGTGATGGCTGCCGCCAGGTCGGCCTTCGACGCGTTCTCGGTGCGGGCGGTGATGTGCCAGCGGTCCTCCGCGATCCCGAGGCCCGCCACGTACAGGTAGCCCGGCTTGCGGTTGCCCCACTGGGGCCAGGCCCCGGCCTCGATCGCCTCGTCCGGCAGGCAGTACTGCGCGTCCGAGCCGTCCCGCAGGCCGTAGCACAGGCCAGCGGGCGAGTTGGCCCGCGAGTCGGTGTCCATGTTGTTGTGCGTCGCCCGCTGGAGGCTGGTCTCGATCCAGATCCCGGCGGCACGCGCGGTGCGCAGGATCTTCTGGTACGCCTCGTTGTCGGCGGCGTAGTCCGCGGCTTCCTCGCCGATGACGACCAGGAAGTTGAGGCCGCAGCCCGGCTTCCAGTACGGCAGGCCCTTGGCGGCCAGGTAGTCGGTACGGGCCTCGATGACGGAGGCCAGGATCTTGAAGAACCGGCGGGCGGTCCCCTTGTCCTTGATGCACATGGCGATCCCGTGCCGCACCGCGCCGAAGTCCTGGTCGAACTTCGCGCAGTCGATGGCGATGACGGACGCCTCGGTGCGGGTGGCCGTCTCGGTGATGATCAGCGCGTTGCCGACCGTCTTGCCCGCGCCGTTCACGCCCATCGCGATGCCGTGCTCAACGTTGCCGTTCTTCAGGCCCTGCGGGTCGCGCAGCTGCCCGGGGATGTTGAGGACCAGGTCCTCGCCGTCCTCGTAGCGGCCGATGCGGATCGGCGAGTCCCCGAAGGACGCGCCGAAGTTGGAGGGCCCCCGCCAGGGGAAGCCCTCCTTCAGGAGATCGGCTACCTGCACCCGCAGCGACACGACGGACGAGTCGTCCTCGTCCACGGTGTGTGTGATGCGGCCCTTGCCGACCTTGAGTGCGGACGCCAGGGCGGGGATGCGGCGGGCGAGTTCCTCCGCTGTGGCACCGTCCGTGCCCTCCACGGTCGCGGTGACCGTGCCCTTGCCGTTGGACACCGGGTTCTTCAACTCGTGTTTGGCGAGCCCGATCGCGTCCTCGAGCTTGGCCCACTTCCCGCCGGCCTTCGTCTCCTTGCCCTTGGTCCCGAACTTCGACCAGAGGTTGTTGGCGAGCGCCATCCCGGTACCGGCGGTCGCCCAGGCCCCGGCCGTCGCGGCCGACTCCAGACCGACCACCGTGCCCAGCGTCACGCCTGCCGCCACGACACCGCAGTTGACGGTGTGCATCAGCCGGGTCTCGCGGTCGACCTTCGCCCGCACGTCCAGCTTGGCCATGAACTGGGTGAGCGCGAAGCCGGTCCCGGCCAGCGCCAGCGAAGTGAAGCTGGCCATCGCCGGATTCCCCGCGACGGCCAGGTGCAGCCCCTCCACCACCGCACCGCCGCCCAGCACGACGCCCCACGGACCGCCGTAGGTCAACAGCCCGGATCCCTCGGTGCCCTCCTCCGCAGCGAAGGAGTCCTTGCGACGCGACCGCAGACCCCGGCCGAACGCCTTGTCCCGGCGCGCCATCAGGCTGCGCTCCGGCCCTCGGGACCAGCCGATCGGTACGGCTTGTCACCGATGATGAAGCCCTCGTTCTTGGGCTTGACCTTCTTGTTCTGCGCCTCGATCTCGGGCTTCACGAAGTGCTTCTGGAAGCTCGCGTACATCTTCACGCCGGACAGACCGACCACCCGCGCCGCAGAGGCACCGGCACGCAGGTGCGCGCCGACGAGCTTGGCCCGGATCTTGGACTGCGCGCCGAACGTGTACCACTTGCCCTTGTACTGGCCCAGCAGCGCGGACACCCAGTCGGCGTCCATCATCATCCGCATGGACAGCTCCAGGCCGATGGCGCGGGTCAGGCGGGCGTACTGGTAGAGATCCCGATCGTTCCGGATCTCGATCTTCTCCAGCTGCATGACCAGCTTGGCGAGGTTGGTGGTGCCACCACCACCGCCGCCGCTGGAGGGCGACGGCGAGCTGGCGGGACCGGAACCAAGGGGAGTAGGAGTACCCACGGTTGGACGTCCTCTCGAAAGGGGGGAAGGGGCGAGCGGAGCTGTGCGGCTCCCCTTCACCGCCCGTCCCGGCCGGGGCCGGTGCGGGCGGATCAGGCAACCGCCGGATCCGTCGTCAGCTGGCGGCGTCGCTGCTCGCCGACTGAACGGCCTTGCCCAGGCCGTCGCCGAACGCGTCGATCGCGCCTGAGATCGGCGAGGTGGCGAGCGCGTAGCCGCACACCAGGGCACACAGCAGGTGAATCACCCGGGCATCGGACAACCGCCAGCACACGACGGTCGCGATCCCGGCGAGGATGAAAAGCGGCACGCTGATCACAGGGACCTCCAGGGTGGAAGGCCGGGCTGTCCGGCTCCCCTTCACCGCGAAGCGCCCCTCGCCGATGCCGGCGGGGGCGCTTCGCGGATCAGGCAACCGTCAGACCGGATCACCAGCCGTTGAGGACCGCCTCGTAATGCGGCCAGCCGAAGCGGGCGGCAGCCGCGAGCTCCCGGGACTCCCGGGCGCCGCGCGTCCAGATCCCGGCCGCGATGTCGTGCCCGGCGGCGGCCAGCCGGTCGGCCACGGCCTGCTGGTTCCCTGCCGACCACAGGTGGTCGGCGGCGAGGACCTGCATCTCCGCGTAGCTGTAGAGCGTCGGCGGGGGCGGGGTGATCTCGCCGAGCACGATGTAACTGTCGATGTCGGCAGCACACCAGACGATCGGGTCGCCATGCTGGTCGCGGAACTGGTCGAGGGTGAGCGTCATCTCTGTGCTCCTCGCAGTGGTGTTGGGGGGTCAGCGGGTGCGCAGCTGGCGGTTGTAGGCGTCCTGAAGGACCGCGAGCTTCTGGTAGAGCGGGGCGCCGCCGGTGCAGCAAGCGCCGCCCTTGGTGCGGACCCAGGCCCGGCAGACCGGGCAGGCCGCGCAGTGTGCTTTCCAGAGGCCAGCGGCCCGGAGGTAGCGCTGGTAGAGCGTCGACGTCGCCATCAGGCGGCGCTGGCCGACCGCACCGGCCGCCGGAGCGGAACGACCCGGTTGTACTGGTCGGTCTCGTCCCGCTCCGGCCCCCGGGCGTCGTCGTCCTGGGTCATGTCGTCGGCGATCCCGGCGCGAAGGCCGGTGGTCCCCCATCCGGTCCGCGCACGGCGGGCGGTGCGGATCCGACGGATGCTCGCGGAAAGGGCGCGGAGCCGGAGGTGCTGCTCGTGCCGCCGCTGGTCGGTGTCGGGCGACCGCCCGGCCTGGGTCTGCAACTCGACGGACAGATCCTCGAGGAGTCGGCCCTCGGTGTCGCGGTCGCGGTCGACAGCGACGG from the Streptomyces sp. NBC_00654 genome contains:
- a CDS encoding WhiB family transcriptional regulator; the encoded protein is MTSTQARHTRRAVLQSVVDAGARCASSDLEMWFRGDDEPDADWQTRRTAAQRVCIGCPVRAACEELALRSGDGEADVDELVRAGLTGPELAAVRVDQAVRLAVAVDRDRDTEGRLLEDLSVELQTQAGRSPDTDQRRHEQHLRLRALSASIRRIRTARRARTGWGTTGLRAGIADDMTQDDDARGPERDETDQYNRVVPLRRPVRSASAA